One Caretta caretta isolate rCarCar2 chromosome 6, rCarCar1.hap1, whole genome shotgun sequence genomic region harbors:
- the LOC125637824 gene encoding RING finger protein 112: MEQLREDVTCSICLNVFSDPVSIECGHNFCRGCLAAHWSQVSAQGHRCPECRASCSRNRMIPDTRVRNLVEKITEHLQEEPEPQGPGAQPEPGHPVQLVRLDEEENLILDEEALSRCLEQGGARDAPVCVVSIVGVKRRGKSFLLNYLLRRLQSPDARDGSWMGREDEPLEGFEWRADMQQVTKGVWAWSQPIWVPTQGGKVAVLLVDTEGSMGIERKKENSIKLSAFSMLLSSYQILNISNEVNDTDLEYLEMFVHVAEEVGKAYGLEPIQHLDLLVRDWSSSPVLGAEGGEQHLRYIQEMLKARSPCKHPKALEALSRSSSCCYLMPFPGERITMGSEGRLRDMGEKFRESLTDYITALVSTAGQHVRMDQHGELLTGTQLTAKIKNLSDVMKNHSSGFSSPCQMAITFHNQRVLDRARADHAVFLKEKDTDSRNPLKCLKVTPEKMAKQFAERRGDLLWQCQTDMLPKKEALGTELEKELRQKKEALLQELEEGLMLEAKTFLETYRKRFKKFAIAAGVGVGGLVLAPVGGGAAAGIAAAAIAAEAVALGIAGAVGIGAGAGAVAGGCVGGGVGWGVGKKMAQKDKNQAEGTAAAIAAEAAVLGIAGAVGIGAGAGAVAGGCVGGGVGWGVGKKMAQKDKNQAEGTASEGEEEDGTEELSDTARLI; this comes from the exons ATGGAGCAACTCCGGGAGGACGTCACCTGCTCCATCTGCTTGAACGTGTTCAGCGACCCCGTCTCCATTGAGTGCGGCCACAACTTCTGCCGGGGCTGCCTCGCGGCTCATTGGAGCCAGGTCTCAGCCCAGGGGCACCGCTGCCCGGAGTGCCGGGCTTCCTGCTCCAGGAATAGGATGATCCCAGACACACGTGTCAGAAACCTGGTGGAGAAAATCACCGAGCACCTGCAGGAAGAGCCGGAGCCG caggggccgGGGGCTCAGCCGGAGCCGGGCCACCCAGTGCAGCTGGTGCGTCTGGACGAGGAAGAGAACCTGATCCTGGATGAGGAGGCCCTGAGCCGCTgcctggagcagggtggggcgAGGGACGCCCCCGTCTGCGTGGTGTCCATCGTCGGGGTGAAGCGCCGGGGCAAATCCTTCCTGCTGAACTACCTGCTGCGCCGGCTCCAGAGCCCA GACGCGAGGGACGGGTCATGGATGGGCCGGGAGGATGAGCCCCTGGAGGGGTTCGAGTGGCGCGCCGACATGCAGCAAGTCACCAAGGGGGTGTGGGCATGGAGTCAGCCCATCTGGGTCCCCACCCAGGGTGGGAAG GTGGCCGTGCTGCTGGTGGACACCGAGGGCTCCATGGGCATTGAAAGGAAGAAGGAGAACAGCATCAAACTCTCCGCCTTTTCCATGCTGCTCAGCTCCTACCAG ATACTGAATATTTCGAATGAGGTGAACGACACGGATCTTGAATACCTGGAG ATGTTTGTGCATGTGGCCGAAGAGGTGGGAAAAGCGTACGGACTGGAGCCCATTCAG CACCTAGACCTTCTGGTGCGGGATTGGAGCAGCTCCCCGGTCCTTGGAGCCGAGGGTGGGGAGCAGCATCTGAGATACATCCAAGAG ATGCTGAAGGCGAGGTCCCCTTGCAAACACCCCAAGGCCCTGGAAGCgctgagcagaagcagcagctgctgttaccTGATGCCCTTCCCTGGCGAGCGGATCACAATGGGGAGCGAGGGAAGGCTGAGAG aCATGGGTGAGAAATTCCGGGAGAGCCTGACGGACTACATCACCGCCCTGGTGAGCACGGCTGGTCAACATGTCCGGATGGACCAGCATGGGGAGCTGCTCACCGGGACACAGCTCACTGCCAAGATAAAG AATTTATCTGATGTGATGAAGAACCATAGCTCCGGCTTCTCCTCTCCCTGTCAG ATGGCCATCACCTTCCACAACCAGAGAGTCCTGGACAGGGCCCGCGCAGACCACGCTGTGTTTCTGAAGGAGAAG GACACCGATTCCAGGAACCCACTTAAATGCCTGAAGGTGACGCCGGAGAAGATGGCCAAGCAGTTCGCAGAGCGGCGTGGGGACTTGCTGTGGCAGTGCCAGACAGACATGCTGCCGAAGAAAGAGGCCCTGGGGACggagctggagaaggagctgaggcagaagaaagaggccctgctgcaggagctggaggaggggctgatgttggAGGCCAAGACCTTCCTGGAGACCTACAGGAAGCGCTTCAAGAAATTTGCCATTGCAGCGGgcgttggggtgggggggctggtccTGGCACCGGTGGGTGGAGGTGCTGCGGCGGGAATTGCCGCTGCTGCCATTGCTGCTGAAGCTGTGGCGCTCGGCATCGCTGGGGCGGTGGGCATTGGTGCTGGGGCGGGTGCTGTGGCTGGGGGGTGCGTGGGTGGGGGCGTGGGATGGGGAGTTGGTAAGAAGATGGCCCAGAAGGATAAGAACCAGGCCGAGGGCACCGCTGCTGCCATTGCTGCTGAAGCTGCGGTGCTCGGCATCGCTGGGGCGGTGGGCATTGGTGCTGGGGCGGGTGCTGTGGCTGGGGGGTGCGTGGGTGGGGGCGTGGGATGGGGAGTTGGTAAGAAGATGGCCCAGAAGGATAAGAACCAGGCCGAGGGCACTGCCAgcgaaggggaggaggaggacggcACTGAGGAGCTGTCTGATACGGCCCGCCTGATCTGA